The Antechinus flavipes isolate AdamAnt ecotype Samford, QLD, Australia chromosome 4, AdamAnt_v2, whole genome shotgun sequence genomic interval GGTTAGATCTCTCCAGGTGGCTCACCTCTTTTATTCCTGCTTTGTCACAGCTGCCCACCAGGGGTGGAGGTACCCCTGACTTCCATCTCCTCCTGTGCTTGCTTTTCTAAGCATTCTCTTGCCGAGGAGATTTGCTCAGTtgtttccttccccccatcctgaATTCCCTTCCCCCACGGTGGTAGTGGAGAGAAAAGAatgcctggggggagggggagaaataaGGCTGCTATGAGCAGGGCTTGGGGAGGAGCCTCCAGGAGGAGAGGAAGCAAGTGGAACGATCTTAGCTCTGTTTTCCCTTtaaattcctcttcattttatgaatgaaactGGGCAGCAAGAGTGCTGAGTCATTCACACACTCAGCCCTGAGTCATTCCAACCCTAAAGCACTTGGAGGATGAAGAGGgtggaatgggggggggggggaggtctgAGTGTGCATGAGGGAACGTGGGGGGGGGGTTCGGGTGCCCCTTGCTTATAATGTCCAGCTTTGTGGGTTGGAGGTGGGGGAGGGCCCTTCCCTTGGAGGAAGTAAGAGCGGGCAGAGCCGGTTGGTGTATGTGGGTTTCTGTGGGACCTTCGTGGACTCTGCCTGCCCAGACAACCCCCTTTCATCCCATCTTAACCACTAGCTTCCCTTCTCtgcaggagaaagaagaggaagaggggataTCCCAGGAGTCTTCAGAGGAGGAGCAGTAACCAAGTCTGCTTGTATCTTGCTACCTCATTCcccatgatgatgatgacaacggCGGCGGCGGCCCTTTCATTCTGGGACTAGACAGAAAAATGTTGATCTTTtaactcccatttttcttcccccatctttcctttccttcaatcTGTCCTTGGTTCTACTGGTCAGAGAAACAGCTCTACCAGGGAAATGCCTCCCCATTTACACTTTGGACATATTCATAACTAACCCTGGCCACCCTATATGGGATTGCGCTGGGCAGGGTGGAGCAGACAGCAGGTGGTTGAACCTCTAGGGACATTCCCTACCTCCTTCCCCTCCACTTCCCATATCCATCCTTCTACCCATTGACTAACCTACCCACTCTTTCCCAGGattgggatttattttgtattcctccTTCCCTGGACAGAGCTGATTTAGCTGCCAACAcctgtttttttggtttgtttttttttgtcttccccccacctccacccctccATGGAGCCAGGATTCCTGATTTctcatctccctctctcccaccctcaCCCCAATCCAAAATTTGAGAGGGAACGACAGAGGCTTGAGCATCTTGATCCCAAGAGCTCAACTTTAATTGACCTCTGGGGATATTCTGTACCTCCACCACCTGTTCTTTCTACCTTCTACCCAGTCAAGATTGGTCCCAAGGATGGAGGTGGAAGCAGACTTTTTTTTCTGGGAATAGAAGGGGGAACCCCAAACCCATCCTAACCTTCCTGCCTTCTCCCCACTGACATTTCCTGAGCATCAAACTGGAATGGGGCTGGGCCTAGGGTGTCAATTTTTGTAGTTGAggtaagaggaagggagagggccTGATTAATTTGTTTCCTTGCTGCTCAGAAGATGTAGGGAGAAGGGGGATTTGACAATCCTATAAATTTCCCGATCTTGGGTTGGCCTTTCTTGGCCTCttgatttttgcctttgaaaTGCTTGGTTTATAAAGCAAGGATATTTCCTCCCTGTGAGCCTCCCTTCCCCAATCCCCCCTTTTAGAATGCCATCCCCCCTCCCCCTAGGAGCTGGTTACATCTTCTCTCCGTTCACAATCTACCTCTGAACacttttgttggttttcttttttaaatggttttgttCTTAGATTCTGTGGCTTCCAGACATTCAGCCATGCGGTTTTGTTCTCATTTTCACctgccctctctctctcctccatccaCCCTGCTCATCTTCCCCAAATCATCACAAGGAGGGCTTGGGGAAATAGTGGACACCAGGCCTAGTTTACTAAAAAAGTGACATTGTTGGGGAGTTGCCCAACTCCACTACTATTGTCCCTCCTTTGATAATCTTCAAGTTGGGAGGGTTAAGGGAAGGAGATCCAGCCTAAGTGGGGGAAAAGGGTGGTCCCAGACTATTGTGAGGCCCCACCACTCTGGTTTCCTATTTGCAGttacttgaataaaaataaactcctttttctggatgaagtAATCTTATTTAGGGGGTATTAGATAGGTAGCCATAGGTTACTTTGTGTTCTTAAGTGGACATTTTGCAAGTTGTCTTCTGGATCTGAAAGAGGGATTAAATTGGGAAGTAGAAGTGCTCTCCTCATCCAGAACTATCTCAGTCACACTCCCATCCACAAAacgttttatttacaaaatatatatatactgtataataTAAACAAAGCCATCCCTAGGAAACCTTTCCCCTGAACTCAACAATAGCAAGGACTTTGAGCATGctgaaatgggggagggggaaagggaagcagTACAATAAGTCCAAGTAAATCCTATTCCCTCCTAGTTTCATGGTttgccagagaaagaaaaatggttgAGTAGTCCCTTGGTGGTGGGGGAGGGATCCCAGCCTAAATGAAGGATAGCTGTCCCAGCCAGCAGGTCAATTAAGGGCTTGTGTAGTCTATTGTAGGGCAAAGGGGAGGCCAGGAGGCTTTTTCAGCAGAGATAACAGAAATAAGCAATTCTGGACTTCTATAAAGGAGTGAAAAGATCATCTCCGATAGGGCCAGGATTTGGTGTGCTGTTTCCTTAGATTATGTCTTCACATCCAAAAGGGGCATCCGTTTGTGCTGGTAGCTACTGTGCCAGCCATGGACCACCTGTAAGGAGGAAAAGGTAGCTTGAAATGTCCTGTTCCTACCTGCTGCAGTCCTTAATTCTGGATATTCCTACTAGGTGGCAGGAAAAGTCTTTTAAACATGGTTCCCAACCCTGATCAGAAAAGTATTTCCTCATTCCCCTTCCTTTCAGGGATCCAAGGTTAAGGGATGCTCAGACTCCCAATCAAATTGGCCCACTCACCTTGGGATCCCCCACCTCACAGAGCAATTCCTGCTCAGCTTCATGCAGTTCTTCTGCTGGGTCATAACTGTACATGGGCAGCAGGTGGTGACGGAGCCTGTCCACCCTGGGAAGGAAGGAGTCCCCCAATTTCCCTTAGACCAAGTGGCCTTGGGTCCCAAAACAGACAAACATACAAAGCACAACATTTGTCCCTTATCCCAACCCCAGGCTGGGCAAACTTAAGATGACAGAACCTGTTTACCACAGGAAGGAATTTCCCTTTTTCCATTCCATAGACTAAGTGGCATTAGACACCAAAATAGACATTGAGAACTTCTAAGGCAAAATATACATTGACCTGAAATAAGTAACCTGACCACTTCCCAAACCCACTAAAGCACTAGAGAGAACCAGCTATCAGTTGTTAGAACAGATGGGAGATTGGAAATAGATGGCCCCACGGGATGTAAAATACCTAGCAGTTTAGATGTTGAATTGCTAGTAatctaaggtttgcaaaacactgcAGACATTTGATCTTTACTACCTTAtcaagtggggaaactgaggcacagaaactAGCACCACACGGATATTAAGTGACTAAGGCATAATCTGAACACCAGTTCTGACTTAGCTTCCAGTATTTTGTCCAgtgcgccacctagctgttcaATTGAAGAGGTCCCCAGGCTGAAGTAGAATCACCTCCCTAGAACAATGCTGCCTTCACCTGtccctcttccccctccatcAGGAAGAGCTGCCTGCTTCCCTTTATACCTAAGCACTTACCGTTTCTTCTTCTGGATGTACATCATCTGCAATAAAGATAAAATACACTGGATGGGGGTTGGAGGGCTGGtcaccccccctccccaattcccACCTCCACCCAATCGATCCTTCCATCACCCTAGGAAGAGTCTTTGGGATAATGAGAGGTACACGGAGGGATAAAGATAAGGGCTTCTCTCCTTACCACAGCCACCACCACTCCTACTAAGGTGATGAGGAAGAAGGGGCCAAGCACATAGCCCACCATGGAATCACTGGCAGCCCTGGGGGCACTAGGTGCAGTCGTGTTACTCATCACACCAGCAGCTAGGGCAGGGGCAGGAACAGCAGGGAGGAGCCGTCAGCATGGGGCACTTCGGGAGGGACACATCCACTTGGGTCCCTGGGGGCAGGAGCACAAAAGTTCTCCATTTCATTCAGGGTGCAATTCAAACCTTGAACCCCTCCAGGAGGCTAAACCTTTCCCTACCCGgggcaagaaaaataataatattaactcacatttctatagggCTTTCGGATTTATAAATTTCTCACAACAGCACTTTGAGGCAGAAAGGTAGggttttaaaacaaatacaaatagcAAAATCAcctttttacagtggaggaaactaaggcccaaaaaAGAAACTTGTTCTGGGGCTCACAAAACCAGTAAGTAGCAAAACAGCTTCAAATTCAGATGTCTCTTAATCCACTAATAGAAGCACcacacctgggttcaaatcccactggTATGGTCTCAAACAAGTCATAATCTTCTCTAGagcttgtgggttttttttttttttaatcttttttaaatgaaaaagttgaactaCTGAGTTCATTGGTCTAAGGTTCTGTCCACTTCTTAAaagattttgtctttgtttcactACCCACTTTTAATTCAAGACAATAAGGAACAACGGTGCGTAGGTTCTAAGTGCTAAGAGGGAAACCCTACCTCATAAGTAAGAGGTGCTGGAACCCACCTGACTACACACTTTTCACTCCCCCCCTTTTGGGACCAAGGCCAGACTGGGCTGGAGAAGCTCATATGAGCACACTCGAGTCTCCATTTCCAAGAAGAGCACCAAATTCCTAACTCGGGGCAGACCTAGGGAGCCCCACACACACCCCCAAAGCCACTACCGCCTCTAAGGGATGGCAAGATACACCTCCATCCCAGCAAAAGACACCCTATCCCTTCACTCTTTAATACCCCACCCCTAAGGCTTGGAAGAAGCTCCATAAGCCTCAACCTTTCCAATCCTCAAATGCACAAGACCAGGGACTGAAATTTGGGGTGGGCTTAGAGAAGGGATGATGTCATTATCTGGTGCCACTTCTCAGTTCTTCCCATTATCTCCCTTGGGCCAGTAGCACCCTTAGTTTGGCATGAGGTTGGACAGTGAGGGGAGGGGCCTAGGGATGAACAGCATCAACATGACCCAGCCCCAAGTTCTGAAAATCCTGAGGATGTCAGGAGCAGGTGACATCACActgagatgggggaggagggcacTCAGACTCATGCAGTCAGGCTCTCAAGGCAGCTTCAAGAAGCAACCCACCCACCCCACCAAGTTCCCGGTGGGCAAGGTGTCCGGGGCTGGCCCCCATATTTATCCGGCCCAGCCCACACATTCCCGCCTCCCCAACTCGTGCACACGCCCAGCTTGGTTCTGGGCACCTGGGCATTCTTTCCCCAGAGCCACTTCCCTCAAAGTGCACCTGCTCATCTTCTCTCACTGCCCGCAGTCCAAGCACCTCCGGATTCTCCGGGGCCGAGTGGGAGGGAAATGGGGTGCAGTGTTCCTGGGGAGCGGGGGAGCCGAGACAGCTGCCTCTTTCCAACCAGGCCTCTGCACTCCGGGTCACGGACACCGTGCCCGCACTCTGCAGCCCCCCTGGCACTGCCAAACGGCCTTACCTCCCGCGGCTGTGACCCCAGCTTACACGGCCTCCTCAAGGCTGCAAGCAAGGACCCCCCACCCACCCCAACCCACCCCCCGGAAGCGGCCAGAGCAGCGCGTGACGCTAGGGCCCCGGGTAAATGGGCGGGGCCCAGAAGCCAGAGAGCAGCCAATCCGAAGGGAGGTGATGGGCGAGGCCTGAGAAGTAAAAAGCACGGCCAACCCCAAATGGCAAAATGGGCGGAGTCCCTGAGCCACCAATtacaagaaagagaaggagggggcGGGACCAACTTGCTCCGGGAGGACGGAAGCGGAGGGCGCGGCTGTGAGCCGCAAGGGCCAGAACGAGACGTCAGGGGGCAGCAGAGGGCTATAGAGCCGGAGAGGGTTAGGGGAGGGtcaaggaggaagggaggaggaaagagaagagagagaaacctATTTTCCCAGCATCCTTTGAGACtggcaaagaaaatggagatGTTATGGCGTCCATTCTCCTGCAGTTTCCAGGACACCCCCGCATCTTCACCTAGAAATAATAGTAGCTGGGAAATTGTtatgggaaaggagaaggaaaacttAACTgaatccttctcttcccctcccccaaagtaTTTCCTAGTGGCTAACCTTTAGCAGCTCCCAAAGCCTATTTGACTCATTCATCTGCCCTCAGTGGAGCCAGGAGATCCTACTTTCCAAGGTAAATAGACCTTGGCCTGGGGGTGCAAAGAGACCCCTACCCATTCCCATATTCTTAGGAAGGATCTGTGGGCTAGTCCAGGATGGGCCACAGATTGAATTCATTCTTTCCATCTGCTCCAcctaggaaggaagagagggcaaggcaaagaatgacaataatagctcatattttggtaaatttacttttaaactgatttttataAAGCTGGAAAAGGACCTTTCCCCTTGTCCAAActctcattttatgaataagggaAAAGGCCCCCCACATAGGTGACTTGTCTGAATTCACATATATAAATGACAAGAGACCACTGGAGAACGCTTACAAATAAGTGACTTGTTAACACCACCGCTACTTTTCAGTAGGTCTTCTTTACAAAAGAtgcagttcctgccctcagggagcttccaaTCTAATAGAACAAGAACAGAAGGTGTTAGGGTCAAAAATGGGTGATTATATAGCAGTTCTCCTCCAGAGTTTAGATAGTAGGCAAAGGATGCACTGAAAAGAATATCGGAGGTACATATAAttattacatgtatgtatatgtacatgtgtactatatatgttatgtatctagatataaacacacatacaaggtgttccaaaagtcttaaggTAATTTTAAGCCTTCGTGTCTTAGAActgaactaagacttttggaacacgcTATGTAATAGTTACAGAACAGATCATCTAAGCTGGAAGCAATCTTAGAAGCTGCACAGTTGAATCTGTTCCTTTATTGGGGGAGAAGCAGAAGGTAGTGAGTCATACCCAGAGTGATTGCAAGCTCAGAGTCAATGATAGGACAGAAGTGAAACAATTTCCCCGGGGACTTCAGAAATAGTATCTTCTAGAAACTGGCATCTGAGATGAGCTTTGAatgaaatgagggaattgaagaTACAGAAAGAATTTGTTCCAGTCATGGAGAAGAACATGGATGAAAGCATGGAGCTGAAAGATAATATTCTAAGTACAACATTTGTTCGATTTAATAAGgcaggacaaaaaaagaaaaaatgtaggaATCCCCCCCAGGTAAcacatgaattttattattttaaaaaatttccacattttatttttatatattctcttccaataatttcttccacaaaatatctactttttcattttaaaaagttatgaaaaattaATAGCTTGATTGTACCATTGTATGTCACCTTCTGGTTTTTTGTCTGCAATTACTGCAATGACAATGTGCATTGTTTTTGATCtgaagtttatatattttgttttaatcaaatacttttgcttttttcaaattcaattttattttaagttcagTTCTTAATTCTCTCCCTgtcatcttccttttcctccaccCCACCCATTGAACAAGcaattttgtttacattaaattatcttttaagaGGAATATTTACTTAAAAGATACATAGCAAGACTAAACATATAAACATGTCCCTCCAATATTCAGATATCTTTTTCTTAGCTGTTCTAAAATAAATTGCAATTAAaataaagcttctttttttttccttttttaaaaatttttttatttttttttaattactataactttttattgacagaactcatgccacggtggaattgtgaacgaatccaaccattctggagagcaatctggaattatgcccaaaaagttatcaaactgtgcatactctttgatccagcagtgctactactgggtatatcccaaagagatactaaagaagggaaagggacctacctgtatgtgccaaaatgtttgtggcagccctgtttgtagtggctagaaactggaaattgaatggatgcccatcaattggagaatggctgggtaaattgtggtatatgaatgttatggaatattattgttctgtaagaaatgaccagcaggatgaatacagagaggcttggagagacttacatgaactgatgctaagtgaaatgagcagaaccaggagatcattatacacttcaacaacgaaattgtatgaggatgtattctgatggaagtggatttctttgacaaagagacctgagtttcaattgataaatgatggacagaagcagctacacccaaagaaagaacactgggaaacgaatgtgaactatttgcatttttgtttttctttccgggttatttttactttctgaatccaattctccctgtgcaacaagagaactgttcgattctgcaaacatatattgtatctaggatatactacaacatatttaacatatataggggagggggtgaagggaggaaagggaaaaatcagaacagaagccagtgcaaggaataatgttgtaaaaaaaaattaccctggcatggattctgtcaatataaagttattattaaataaaataaaataaaatatttaaaaaaaaaaaaaagaactcatgccagggtagttttttttaacaacattatcccttgcactcacttctgttccgatttttccccttcctccctccctcttcccattcccccagatggcaagcagtcctatagatgttaaatatgccacatatatgtgtgcagaactgaacagttctcttgttgcacagggagaattggattcagaaggtaaaaataacccaggaagaaaaacaaaaatgtaaacaacttgcattcatttcccagtgttctttctttgggtgtaactgcttctgtccatcactgatcaattgaaactgagttagatcttctctttgtcatagaaatccatttccatcagaatacatcttcatacagtatcattgttaaagtgtata includes:
- the SMIM29 gene encoding small integral membrane protein 29 isoform X2; protein product: MSNTTAPSAPRAASDSMVGYVLGPFFLITLVGVVVAVMMYIQKKKRVDRLRHHLLPMYSYDPAEELHEAEQELLCEVGDPKVVHGWHSSYQHKRMPLLDVKT
- the SMIM29 gene encoding small integral membrane protein 29 isoform X1; this translates as MSNTTAPSAPRAASDSMVGYVLGPFFLITLVGVVVAVCILSLLQMMYIQKKKRVDRLRHHLLPMYSYDPAEELHEAEQELLCEVGDPKVVHGWHSSYQHKRMPLLDVKT